In a genomic window of Quercus lobata isolate SW786 chromosome 4, ValleyOak3.0 Primary Assembly, whole genome shotgun sequence:
- the LOC115983637 gene encoding casein kinase 1-like protein HD16: MVFSLRGKRVQEEKKLFLVDLGLATKWRDNTTGLHVEYDQRPDVFRGTVRYASVHAHLGRTGSRRDDLESLAYTLIFLQRGRLPWQGYQGENKGFLVCKKKMATSPETLCCFCPQPFGQFVEYVVNLKFDEEPNYAKYISLFDGIVGPNPDIRPINTDGAQKLICQVEHKRGRLTVEEEDDEQPKKKIRMGMPATQWISVYNARRPMKQRYHYNVADVRLSQHIEKGNEDGLFISSVAFMFKPLGPYYGC, translated from the exons ATGGTCTTCAGCCTGCGAGGGAAAAGAGTACAAG AAGAGAAAAAGCTATTTCTTGTGGACCTTGGATTAG CCACTAAGTGGCGAGATAATACAACTGGCTTGCATGTTGAGTATGATCAACGTCCAGATGTTTTCag GGGAACTGTTCGGTACGCTAGTGTGCATGCTCATCTTGGTAGAACTGGTAGCAGGAGAGATGATTTAGAATCTCTTGCTTACACACTCATTTTTCTTCAACGTGGTCGGTTGCCTTGGCAAGGATATCAG GGAGAAAATAAAGGATTCCTTGTATGCAAGAAGAAAATGGCCACTTCCCCAGAAACTCTTTGTTGCTTTTGTCCCCAGCCTTTTGGGCAGTTTGTTGAGTATGttgtaaatttgaaatttgatgaAGAACCTAACTATGCAAAATATATCTCCCTTTTCGATGGGATTGTTGGTCCAAATCCTGATATCAGGCCAATAAACACCGATGGTGCTCAGAAG CTTATATGTCAGGTTGAACATAAGAGAGGGCGATTGACCGTGGAGGAGGAAGATGATGAACAACCAAAGAAGAAGATTCGAATGGGGATGCCTGCAACACAGTGGATTAGTGTTTACAATGCTCGCCGGCCTATGAAGCAAAG ATATCACTATAATGTGGCAGATGTAAGGCTTTCCCAACACATTGAGAAAGGAAATGAAGATGGGTTATTTATCAGTAGCGTGGCTTTCATGTTCAAACCTTTGGGCCCTTATTATGGATGCTAG